The following coding sequences lie in one Silvanigrella aquatica genomic window:
- a CDS encoding sensor histidine kinase — MKYRSRLYILFVWVFFAIIIAIAGTWIENHIVSDGAAFSNKFFGSSVFLFFSAVNINVILLLLFVFLTFRSGVKLIVDNSQGAFGSKLNTKLVTAFLFFSLLPTVVLLYVSTKFVNTNFEKWLPSNFVEATEETLNSEAMYQTQIASLFSNQNPVKENFLNFDFVKDKRKDKLIYISKKEEKNEILITEAIEKNYLQIKEKPNWFEFGKERMILIRSNSTYVFGIISPKMLHPQWLMLKSEYPESQSASKILKLSYYVMLGVITLLIVFSATWLGFTIAREITVPMQILSNATESVAHGNYSVKIDDIVSDDEMGKLALSFRSMVSDLKLEKERVDIYSNEIKRKADDLLIKSEYNEVLLRNVNAAVIALDQNLVIESWNHRAENLFQINEYDAIGRHISHIIDPKIFHTAFEPPLIEISESPKKRIELEWAGKISDFDYQLQIAVSMLLSPRGQVVKIIFINDITELAKVQRMAAWRDVARRVAHEIKNPLTPIKLGAQRIERRFSNHFEGIDHSIFKESLQIILQSTESIKILVDEFIKFSRMPQSYLQEGNIAEYVYMSLQGFVGNSENVPMVFELKIDNQVIIVENEERLETLPIIKCNFDRDQIVRLLVNLISNAVTVSQGNGYSVIVSLKFQSGDDSVRIMVRDFGEGLSPEVKQRLFEPYFSTKKTGTGLGLVIAKQIVDEHFGKIYVEENHPKGTVFIVEIPAVKPRSNGVNLI; from the coding sequence ATGAAATATCGTTCAAGGCTTTATATTCTTTTCGTTTGGGTATTTTTTGCAATTATTATCGCAATTGCAGGAACGTGGATTGAAAACCATATTGTAAGTGATGGTGCTGCTTTTAGTAATAAATTTTTTGGCAGTTCTGTTTTTTTATTTTTTTCAGCAGTGAATATCAATGTCATTTTGCTTTTATTATTTGTATTTTTAACTTTTCGCAGCGGTGTTAAGTTAATTGTCGATAATTCACAAGGTGCCTTTGGGAGTAAATTAAATACAAAACTAGTGACTGCATTTTTATTTTTTTCATTATTACCTACTGTTGTTCTTTTATATGTTTCAACAAAGTTCGTAAATACAAATTTTGAAAAATGGTTACCTTCTAATTTTGTGGAAGCAACTGAAGAAACACTAAATAGTGAAGCTATGTATCAGACACAAATAGCTTCACTATTTTCAAATCAAAATCCAGTCAAAGAAAATTTTTTAAATTTTGATTTTGTAAAAGATAAAAGAAAAGATAAATTAATATATATTTCTAAAAAAGAGGAAAAAAATGAAATATTAATTACAGAAGCAATAGAAAAAAATTATTTACAAATTAAAGAAAAACCAAATTGGTTTGAATTTGGTAAAGAACGAATGATATTAATCAGGTCAAATTCAACTTATGTTTTTGGGATAATATCTCCTAAAATGCTTCATCCGCAATGGCTGATGCTAAAATCAGAATATCCTGAATCGCAAAGCGCTTCAAAAATATTAAAACTTTCCTACTATGTTATGTTAGGTGTTATTACGCTACTTATTGTCTTTTCGGCAACATGGTTAGGTTTTACAATTGCGCGAGAAATAACAGTTCCTATGCAAATCTTATCAAATGCAACGGAAAGCGTGGCTCATGGAAATTACTCTGTGAAAATTGATGATATTGTTTCTGATGATGAAATGGGGAAACTGGCATTAAGCTTTCGTTCGATGGTATCTGACTTAAAACTAGAAAAAGAAAGAGTTGATATCTACTCAAATGAAATCAAAAGAAAAGCGGACGATTTATTAATTAAATCGGAATATAATGAGGTTTTGCTAAGAAATGTAAATGCGGCTGTTATTGCTCTCGATCAAAATTTAGTAATTGAATCCTGGAATCACCGTGCTGAGAATTTATTTCAAATTAATGAATATGATGCTATTGGTAGGCATATTTCTCACATTATAGATCCAAAAATATTTCACACAGCTTTTGAGCCTCCTTTAATTGAAATATCGGAATCTCCTAAAAAAAGAATTGAATTGGAATGGGCCGGTAAAATTAGTGATTTTGATTATCAATTGCAAATTGCCGTAAGCATGTTACTTTCACCTCGTGGTCAAGTTGTGAAAATTATATTTATTAATGACATTACAGAGCTTGCTAAAGTGCAAAGAATGGCTGCTTGGCGTGATGTGGCAAGAAGAGTTGCTCACGAAATTAAAAATCCGTTAACACCCATTAAGCTCGGCGCTCAGCGTATTGAAAGAAGATTTTCAAATCATTTTGAAGGAATCGATCACTCTATTTTTAAAGAGTCTTTACAAATAATTTTACAAAGTACAGAAAGTATAAAAATTCTTGTCGATGAATTTATTAAATTTTCGAGAATGCCTCAGTCGTATTTGCAAGAAGGTAACATTGCGGAATATGTTTATATGTCCTTGCAAGGATTTGTCGGAAATTCTGAAAATGTACCTATGGTTTTTGAATTAAAAATTGATAATCAAGTTATAATTGTAGAGAATGAGGAGAGGTTAGAAACTTTGCCGATCATTAAATGTAATTTTGATAGAGACCAAATTGTAAGATTGTTGGTTAATTTGATTTCAAATGCAGTTACTGTGTCCCAGGGAAATGGATATTCCGTGATTGTTTCGTTAAAATTTCAATCTGGGGATGATTCTGTGAGAATTATGGTAAGAGATTTTGGAGAGGGATTATCTCCAGAAGTGAAGCAAAGATTATTTGAACCATATTTCAGCACAAAAAAAACGGGCACGGGTTTGGGGTTGGTCATTGCGAAGCAAATTGTAGATGAGCATTTTGGTAAAATATATGTTGAAGAAAATCATCCAAAAGGTACAGTCTTTATCGTTGAAATTCCTGCTGTGAAACCGAGGAGCAATGGGGTTAATTTAATTTGA
- a CDS encoding twin-arginine translocase TatA/TatE family subunit, whose product MFGFSGGEILLIALIALILFGNDKLPDNMKKMIKGLNQAKKMAKEVQVSWQDVKTDVQRSINFEEEKEEMRALMESATIDINEESFAKEHYPIPANFAVPQEEIDAFQEEINANNPENANHFNVNKLENSEELNIAYLSVNDFMMSSEFVGPRP is encoded by the coding sequence TTGTTTGGATTCAGTGGCGGCGAAATACTTCTTATAGCACTCATTGCGCTTATTCTTTTTGGAAATGATAAGCTACCGGATAATATGAAAAAAATGATTAAAGGCTTAAATCAAGCGAAAAAAATGGCAAAAGAGGTGCAAGTCTCATGGCAGGATGTCAAAACAGATGTTCAAAGAAGTATAAATTTTGAAGAAGAAAAAGAAGAAATGCGGGCATTAATGGAATCCGCAACCATTGATATCAATGAAGAATCCTTCGCTAAAGAACACTATCCTATTCCTGCTAATTTTGCTGTTCCACAGGAAGAAATTGATGCTTTTCAGGAAGAAATTAACGCAAATAATCCTGAAAACGCAAATCATTTTAATGTCAATAAATTGGAAAACTCTGAAGAACTAAATATCGCTTACTTATCTGTCAATGACTTTATGATGTCATCTGAATTTGTAGGCCCGCGTCCTTAA
- a CDS encoding sigma-54-dependent transcriptional regulator translates to MNTTNIPGKILVIDDEKDICSTLSGILSDEGYKVITANSAEAGLKLAKREWPDVCFLDVWLPDSDGTETLEKLRAVNPDIYIIMMSGHANIETAVKCTRLGATDFIEKPLSLEKVLLNVQNILHLKDLKFENQNLKNRVEKKYTLLGNSQELREIVATVEMIAKKNTTILITGENGTGKENVARLIHEKSNRSTKPFVAINCAAIPDELIESELFGHEKGAFTGAHSAKRGKFELAHNGTLFLDEIGDMSLKTQSKLLRALQEQKIERIGSDETISVDARIIAATNKNLEEEIKKGNFREDLYYRINVIPIILPPLRQRKEDIELISSHYLSLFSAENSIKNKSLSQSSINILKSYSWPGNVRELKNIMERLSIMVKSDVIEPSHLPSPINTTRQEKNEEFESLFLPLDFREARARFEKVFILKKLESFDGNVSKTADAMGMERSHLYRKMRQFDLIAENEKNSEEEKVE, encoded by the coding sequence TTGAATACAACAAATATTCCAGGAAAAATACTAGTAATTGATGATGAAAAAGATATTTGTTCTACATTATCTGGTATTTTGAGTGATGAAGGTTACAAAGTTATCACGGCAAATTCTGCAGAAGCCGGACTTAAATTGGCAAAAAGAGAGTGGCCCGATGTTTGTTTTTTAGATGTCTGGCTTCCTGACTCCGATGGAACGGAAACTTTAGAAAAGCTGAGAGCCGTTAATCCTGACATCTATATTATTATGATGAGCGGTCATGCAAATATTGAAACTGCTGTGAAATGTACGCGTTTGGGAGCCACTGATTTCATAGAAAAGCCTTTAAGTCTTGAAAAAGTACTGTTAAATGTTCAAAATATTTTGCATTTAAAAGATCTTAAATTTGAGAATCAAAATTTAAAAAACAGGGTTGAAAAAAAGTATACTCTTCTTGGAAATTCGCAAGAATTAAGGGAAATTGTAGCTACTGTTGAAATGATTGCAAAAAAAAATACGACAATATTAATTACGGGAGAGAACGGTACTGGAAAAGAAAATGTCGCACGATTAATACATGAAAAATCGAATCGTTCTACAAAACCATTTGTCGCTATAAACTGCGCTGCTATTCCCGATGAGCTTATTGAAAGCGAGCTTTTTGGCCATGAAAAAGGAGCCTTTACGGGCGCCCATTCTGCTAAAAGAGGGAAGTTTGAACTTGCTCATAATGGGACGTTATTTCTTGATGAAATAGGCGATATGAGTTTAAAGACGCAAAGTAAATTATTGCGCGCTCTGCAAGAGCAAAAAATAGAGCGTATTGGTTCTGACGAAACAATTTCTGTTGATGCAAGAATTATTGCAGCAACAAATAAAAATCTTGAAGAAGAAATTAAAAAAGGAAATTTTAGGGAAGATTTATATTATAGAATAAATGTTATTCCCATTATTTTACCTCCATTAAGGCAAAGAAAAGAAGATATAGAGCTTATTTCATCGCATTATTTGTCCTTATTTTCTGCTGAAAACAGCATAAAAAATAAATCACTTTCTCAAAGTTCTATTAATATATTAAAATCATATTCATGGCCAGGTAATGTGAGAGAATTAAAAAATATTATGGAGCGATTGTCTATAATGGTTAAGTCTGATGTTATTGAACCTAGCCATTTGCCTTCACCTATCAACACAACTCGTCAAGAAAAAAATGAAGAATTTGAAAGTTTATTTCTACCTCTAGATTTTAGAGAAGCAAGAGCTCGTTTTGAGAAAGTATTTATTCTAAAAAAACTGGAATCTTTTGATGGTAATGTTTCAAAAACCGCTGATGCCATGGGTATGGAAAGAAGCCATCTGTATAGAAAAATGCGACAATTCGATTTGATTGCTGAAAATGAAAAAAACTCAGAAGAGGAAAAAGTGGAATGA
- a CDS encoding sensor histidine kinase — MIFRKSYDENVNLNKIKKNLNIITFISIFSISFLIIIISLIGTFQLRNQNLKLISEKKEQVFKIYLQDLFQRLLLLSNSPPFIDYLYSGTISRQELENDLLKNMGHYVREEIIGYQIYDPSFERIISVGRTTGSEILLNLCYINNSLNANIGRCVAKIHVYLDHELVLKKIKEIEPSASICTDCSAFQIKDHQFINNFEIIGTKNFKIPFTLHINDYSQMLVFILASLFLMMIISGLNFYFNIKFINKYLYFPLKKLFDYVKMGSKNDNFILEEVKEIVEKIDELKNEIRQNEKIKKQDEIVKLAQVAHDIKSPLVALNAFAANASELPEENRIWVRNAIQRMQDIANSLILKHQEINNNADETIIDEALEPYSVQLLTCLINALVSEKRMQYRDFLGVEILENFSSSSYGLFANIQPKEFKRVISNLINNAVEALNEKGKITLDLQLSYDKVIFSITDNGRGIPPDVLPLLTQRGATFSKEGGSGLGLFHAKTVSERWGGQFEISSEVNVGTKILITLPKASEPQWFISTLNIYLKSTVVIIDDDASIHNIWNERFQNILKKEYHIKIIHFTNPTEVIKWHTTEKEGDLKNILYLCDYEFINHKYNGIDLINKLNILEDAILVTSRFEEEGFRDKCEKLGIKMIPKNLSYYVPIKIIVEKEKPHAILIDDELYVHSIWNLSAKERKIVCYQNPNIFLNEIDKYDFETPIYIDSCLANEIKGEEVSKKIFDLGFTEIYLATSFDKNHFPKMHWIKGVRGKDPPWVK; from the coding sequence ATGATATTTAGAAAAAGTTATGATGAAAATGTAAATTTAAATAAGATTAAAAAAAATTTAAATATCATAACGTTCATCTCTATATTTTCAATTTCATTCTTAATTATAATTATTTCTCTAATTGGCACATTTCAACTTCGCAATCAAAATTTAAAACTCATTTCTGAAAAAAAAGAACAGGTTTTTAAAATTTATTTACAAGACCTGTTTCAAAGATTATTATTGCTTTCAAATTCTCCTCCTTTTATAGATTATTTATATTCAGGAACCATTTCCCGGCAAGAATTAGAAAATGATCTGTTAAAAAACATGGGGCATTATGTTCGAGAAGAAATTATCGGCTACCAAATTTATGATCCTTCATTTGAAAGAATAATTTCAGTAGGGAGAACAACAGGCTCTGAAATACTTTTAAATTTATGCTATATTAATAATAGTTTAAATGCAAACATAGGCCGTTGTGTGGCAAAAATTCATGTTTATTTAGATCACGAATTGGTGCTAAAAAAAATTAAGGAGATAGAACCTTCTGCCTCAATATGTACTGACTGTTCTGCTTTTCAAATAAAAGATCATCAGTTTATTAATAATTTTGAAATAATAGGTACGAAGAATTTTAAAATTCCATTTACTCTACATATTAATGACTATAGTCAAATGCTAGTTTTTATTTTAGCTTCATTATTTTTGATGATGATAATTAGTGGTTTGAACTTTTATTTTAATATTAAATTTATTAATAAATATTTATATTTCCCCTTAAAAAAACTTTTTGATTATGTCAAAATGGGTTCAAAAAATGACAATTTCATATTAGAGGAAGTAAAAGAAATTGTTGAAAAAATAGATGAACTTAAAAATGAAATTAGGCAAAATGAGAAAATTAAAAAACAAGATGAAATTGTAAAACTGGCTCAAGTGGCACACGACATCAAATCTCCATTGGTCGCATTAAATGCTTTTGCGGCAAATGCCTCAGAGCTTCCAGAAGAAAATAGAATATGGGTTCGTAATGCCATACAACGCATGCAAGACATTGCAAATAGTCTGATATTGAAGCATCAAGAAATTAATAATAATGCGGATGAGACGATTATTGATGAAGCCTTGGAGCCGTATTCTGTGCAGTTGTTAACTTGTCTTATAAACGCCCTGGTTTCTGAAAAAAGAATGCAGTATCGCGATTTTCTTGGTGTAGAAATTCTCGAAAATTTTAGTTCCAGTTCCTATGGTTTATTTGCCAATATTCAGCCTAAGGAATTTAAACGTGTTATTTCCAATTTAATAAATAATGCGGTGGAGGCTTTAAATGAAAAAGGAAAAATTACTTTAGATCTTCAACTTTCCTATGATAAAGTTATTTTTAGCATCACAGATAATGGGCGTGGTATTCCTCCCGATGTTCTTCCTCTGCTGACTCAAAGAGGGGCGACCTTTTCCAAAGAAGGTGGTAGTGGTTTGGGTTTATTTCATGCGAAAACCGTATCGGAGCGTTGGGGAGGGCAATTTGAAATTTCATCGGAAGTGAATGTGGGAACAAAAATTTTAATTACGCTGCCCAAAGCTTCTGAACCCCAATGGTTTATTTCCACATTAAATATTTATTTAAAGTCTACAGTTGTGATTATTGATGATGATGCCTCCATACATAATATTTGGAATGAGCGTTTTCAAAATATTTTAAAAAAAGAATATCATATTAAAATCATTCATTTTACAAATCCAACTGAAGTTATAAAATGGCATACAACAGAAAAGGAAGGTGATTTAAAAAATATTTTATATTTATGCGATTATGAATTTATCAATCATAAATACAATGGAATTGATCTCATAAATAAATTAAATATTTTAGAAGACGCTATTTTAGTAACCAGTCGATTTGAGGAAGAAGGTTTTCGTGATAAATGTGAAAAACTAGGAATTAAAATGATTCCTAAAAACTTATCTTATTATGTTCCTATTAAAATTATTGTAGAAAAAGAAAAGCCTCATGCCATATTAATAGATGATGAACTTTATGTACATTCTATTTGGAATTTATCTGCAAAGGAAAGAAAAATAGTTTGCTATCAAAATCCAAATATATTTTTAAATGAAATAGATAAATATGATTTTGAGACTCCTATTTATATCGATTCTTGTCTCGCAAATGAAATTAAAGGTGAAGAAGTCTCAAAAAAAATATTTGATTTAGGATTTACAGAAATTTATCTTGCCACTTCTTTCGATAAAAATCATTTTCCAAAAATGCATTGGATTAAGGGTGTTAGGGGCAAAGATCCCCCTTGGGTCAAGTAA
- a CDS encoding lysylphosphatidylglycerol synthase domain-containing protein, producing the protein MKTLIKIIILFIISVFAIHFMYSNNIIDVKNLLKAFESHKKLILLVAFIQILNCLFMTFRYFSLLKIFKIKVDFQNVVAATFVSNGIGQWLPGSMAFIEVLRIGLMLGADKDYNFKANQIEKSEVKENLEELAIRSKLAAVSIMDRLIGLLVMLIFGLIMTALIYLKTEQGSIASSNLIAFFIVTFLFFIFLLALPLFSGRQFFRKLFTRIERIVLSYLRNSFLNKLIRKLFVETNSLLDALALGSRKISYFWKPVFFSIICLLLASSGMFFSGMAISGRVPFEAILATMSILSIASILPIGLAGMGGMQIIAAIVFSLFEISSQNAVSAQLLQTAVNLLAISLMGILFARLSAKQIRAIVLSKKSENFLTNKNM; encoded by the coding sequence ATGAAAACATTAATAAAAATAATAATTTTATTTATAATTTCTGTTTTCGCCATTCATTTCATGTATTCTAATAATATAATCGATGTCAAAAATTTATTAAAAGCTTTTGAAAGCCATAAAAAATTAATTTTATTAGTCGCTTTTATTCAGATTTTAAATTGTTTATTTATGACTTTTCGTTACTTTAGTTTATTGAAGATTTTTAAAATTAAAGTTGATTTTCAAAATGTTGTTGCAGCTACTTTTGTAAGCAATGGCATTGGTCAATGGCTCCCAGGTTCTATGGCCTTTATTGAAGTGTTACGAATTGGATTAATGCTTGGTGCTGATAAAGATTATAATTTTAAAGCCAATCAAATTGAAAAGTCAGAGGTGAAAGAAAATTTAGAGGAATTAGCAATACGTTCAAAGCTTGCCGCGGTATCTATTATGGACAGGTTAATTGGTCTTTTAGTGATGCTTATTTTTGGATTGATTATGACAGCACTAATCTATTTAAAAACGGAACAAGGAAGTATAGCATCAAGTAATTTAATAGCTTTTTTTATAGTTACCTTTTTATTTTTCATATTTCTGCTTGCTTTACCTCTTTTCTCAGGACGGCAATTTTTTAGGAAATTGTTCACAAGAATAGAACGTATTGTATTATCTTATTTAAGAAATAGCTTTTTAAATAAGTTGATTAGAAAACTCTTTGTTGAAACCAATTCATTATTGGATGCTCTTGCTTTAGGGAGTCGCAAAATATCCTATTTTTGGAAGCCTGTTTTTTTTAGTATCATTTGTTTGCTTTTGGCGAGTTCAGGGATGTTTTTTTCAGGAATGGCAATTTCAGGTCGCGTCCCCTTTGAAGCAATTTTAGCGACAATGTCTATACTATCAATAGCTTCTATTCTTCCTATTGGGCTTGCTGGTATGGGGGGAATGCAAATCATTGCTGCCATTGTCTTTTCTCTATTTGAAATTTCTTCTCAAAACGCAGTTTCTGCTCAATTGCTTCAGACCGCTGTCAATCTTTTGGCTATATCCCTAATGGGCATATTATTTGCGAGATTGAGTGCAAAACAAATACGTGCCATTGTATTATCTAAGAAAAGTGAAAACTTTCTCACCAATAAAAATATGTGA
- the map gene encoding type I methionyl aminopeptidase translates to MIIETEEDLNKLLKIGGIVADTLVYMKQKAEPGMTTLELDELGNQFLNRFGARSAPKLTYNFPGYTCISINHHIAHGIPSQTKMQKGDIINIDVSAELDSYFADTGGTFTLAEVNPHYERLCQATIEAMYAGIKAAKSDEKISSIGRAIQKTAKKYNYTIIENLGSHGVGKSLHEEPTFIASVFEEKEKRTLKKGTVITVEPFISNGSHFAKESKDGWTLYISKNHRAAQFEHSIVVTDNEPLILTKPTGNSFF, encoded by the coding sequence ATGATTATTGAAACAGAAGAGGATCTGAATAAACTTTTAAAAATAGGAGGAATAGTTGCAGATACTTTGGTTTATATGAAACAAAAAGCAGAACCAGGTATGACGACGTTAGAACTAGATGAGCTGGGCAACCAATTTTTAAATCGCTTTGGTGCACGTTCCGCTCCTAAATTAACTTACAATTTTCCTGGATATACATGCATTTCTATCAATCATCATATTGCCCATGGTATCCCCTCCCAAACAAAAATGCAAAAGGGAGACATTATTAATATTGATGTTTCTGCAGAACTTGATAGTTATTTTGCTGATACCGGTGGAACATTTACCTTAGCTGAGGTCAATCCGCATTATGAAAGACTCTGCCAAGCCACCATTGAGGCTATGTACGCTGGGATTAAAGCGGCAAAAAGTGATGAAAAAATTTCTTCCATTGGCAGAGCAATCCAAAAAACAGCTAAAAAATATAATTATACTATTATTGAAAATTTAGGGAGCCATGGTGTAGGAAAATCCCTACATGAAGAACCCACATTTATCGCCTCCGTTTTTGAAGAAAAAGAAAAACGAACATTAAAAAAAGGAACCGTTATCACAGTGGAACCTTTTATTTCAAATGGAAGTCACTTTGCCAAAGAAAGTAAAGATGGGTGGACATTATATATTAGCAAAAATCATCGTGCCGCACAATTTGAGCATTCTATTGTCGTAACAGACAATGAACCGCTTATTTTAACCAAGCCCACTGGAAATAGCTTTTTTTAA
- a CDS encoding nitrilase-related carbon-nitrogen hydrolase: protein MKIAAAQYIVEKIQTLSQWKNKQIQLFDELTKETPLLALLPEYGSMELVFTQENYLSLSLHQQILNMQEWKSEFLSFFERLSFEKNINIVTPSFPIIEENELYNRTWFISPKKGMLAYQDKLTPTPYERNTIGLKNKKKQMEIFQVQQANIGIQVCYDSEFPQLIQHYAQAKCMNLLLVPSCTDGLRGMTRVQNGAQARALENQMFVLVSSITCHVTGCELIENSQGYSACYAPPDTGFPENGILARCQIDESCWIIADLDFNQLDNVRSEGEVRNYLDSKSFYNEKLL, encoded by the coding sequence ATGAAAATTGCGGCAGCACAATATATTGTAGAAAAAATACAAACTCTTTCTCAATGGAAAAACAAACAAATTCAATTGTTTGATGAATTGACAAAAGAAACACCACTTCTTGCTCTTTTACCAGAATATGGTTCTATGGAATTGGTATTTACGCAAGAAAATTATTTGTCCCTTTCTCTGCATCAACAAATATTAAATATGCAAGAATGGAAAAGTGAATTTTTAAGTTTTTTTGAACGCCTTTCATTCGAAAAAAACATAAATATTGTAACACCCAGCTTCCCTATTATAGAAGAAAATGAACTGTATAATAGAACTTGGTTTATTTCTCCTAAAAAAGGAATGCTCGCTTATCAAGATAAATTAACCCCAACACCCTATGAAAGAAATACCATTGGTTTAAAAAACAAAAAAAAGCAAATGGAAATTTTTCAAGTTCAACAAGCAAATATAGGTATTCAAGTCTGTTACGATTCCGAATTTCCACAACTCATTCAACATTATGCACAAGCTAAATGTATGAATCTGTTACTTGTTCCCTCTTGCACCGATGGACTGAGAGGAATGACGCGCGTTCAGAATGGAGCGCAAGCACGTGCTTTAGAAAACCAAATGTTTGTTTTAGTGTCCTCAATCACCTGCCACGTGACAGGTTGTGAACTTATTGAAAACAGTCAAGGTTACTCCGCATGTTACGCCCCGCCCGATACGGGATTTCCTGAAAATGGTATTTTAGCACGATGCCAAATAGATGAGAGTTGTTGGATCATAGCAGACCTGGACTTTAATCAACTTGATAATGTAAGAAGTGAAGGTGAAGTAAGAAATTATCTAGATTCAAAATCATTTTATAATGAAAAACTTTTATAA